In the genome of Aspergillus luchuensis IFO 4308 DNA, chromosome 2, nearly complete sequence, one region contains:
- a CDS encoding uncharacterized protein (COG:S;~EggNog:ENOG410PIM8;~TransMembrane:4 (i145-171o191-215i227-251o292-319i)), which translates to MALPSQPAVTTEERSSSEWSSSSLKGGRTARFAEATMIHSPSSPGDSGKSPFADPPSNSQTPPDVSDLGFGYVAASDPAKHASHHDIPANDQKGALKVPGTPGRTLNPLSPTFREEFFVEKQEKVTEKENQRDLRIKLRVRVAKVFLRFINLGCSMIVLTILGTTLTVFNATKSLPERNTSPPWEFGTNPWPQYLLLAVSCLSLIACLGVFWGYWRGGRRRAQKYAAYYSLLSVFLFIFQLVMWIVAAAIFEHSKATGDDKDLWGWACVHNEREQLFKDQIDYALLCRLQDWGLVCAVIEIVLEVFVLVIYGVIFYRFWSKRKLARSMDRRDRARTDLYIAQLRQNMDPNTPGFPTMPKAPFVSTSIPQDQYSAAENGQMCTTQFATPPTDSKKQSAFQLQPPPIRVQQASPQPVQSEFPPPPAPAPVPSAPNQHMGAAPGERTYESVPIPGAYAGPMSPSFPHGTHQ; encoded by the exons ATGGCGCTACCATCACAGCCTGCTGTGACTACAGAGGAACGGAGCTCTTCCGAGTGGTCGAGTTCCTCGCTGAAGGGTGGTCGAACAGCTCGCTTCGCAGAAGCAACCATGATTCACTCCCCTTCTAGTCCCGGAGACAGCGGAAAGTCTCCTTTTGCCGACCCTCCCAGCAATTCGCAGACGCCCCCTGACGTGTCTGACCTCGGCTTCGGATATGTAGCTGCGAGTGACCCTGCTAAGCATGCCTCGCATCACGATATCCCAGCCAATGACCAGAAGGGCGCTCTCAAGGTTCCAGGAACACCAGGCCGGACTTTGAATCCGTTGAGTCCAACGTTTCGAGAGGAATTTTTCGtggagaagcaagaaaaggttacggaaaaggaaaaccaGAGAGACCTG CGCATCAAGTTGCGTGTTCGGGTAGCCAAGGTGTTCCTTCGTTTCATCAACCTTGGCTGCAGTATGATTGTCCTTACCATCCTGGGAACGACATTGACTGTCTTCAACGCAACGAAGTCACTGCCTGAGCGAAACACTTCCCCTCCTTGGGAATTTGGTACAAATCCTTGGCCACAATATCTGCTTCTAGCCGTTTCATGTCTCTCCTTGATTGCCTGCCTTGGTGTCTTCTGGGGCTACTGGAGAGGGGGACGCAGACGTGCACAGAAATATGCGGCTTATTACTCGCTCCTGTCGGtgttcctcttcatcttccaactAGTCATGTGGATTGTTGCCGCCGCAATCTTTGAACATTCGAAGGCTACTGGAGACGACAAAGACCTATGGGGCTGGGCTTGTGTCCATAACGAGAGAGAACAACTATTTAAGGACCAAATCGACTACGCACTCCTCTGCCGTCTGCAG GACTGGGGACTGGTCTGTGCCGTCATTGAAATCGTCCTCGAAGTCTTTGTCCTCGTAATCTACGGTGTCATTTTCTACCGCTTCTGGAGCAAGAGAAAGCTGGCCAGGTCGATGGACCGTCGAGACAGAGCACGAACAGACCTGTACATCGCTCAGCTCCGCCAGAACATGGACCCCAACACACCCGGATTTCCCACCATGCCCAAGGCTCCCTTCGTGTCAACCTCAATTCCTCAAGACCAGTATTCTGCTGCTGAGAACGGACAGATGTGCACAACCCAGTTCGCCACTCCTCCGACTGATTCTAAAAAGCAGTCGGCGTTCCAGCTTCAGCCGCCCCCGATTAGGGTGCAGCAGGCATCTCCACAACCAGTGCAGAGTGAATTCCCACCGCCACCTGCACCGGCCCCGGTTCCAAGCGCTCCTAACCAGCACATGGGTGCAGCACCCGGCGAACGCACCTATGAGTCTGTGCCCATTCCCGGTGCTTATGCCGGCCCTATGAGTCCTAGTTTTCCGCACGGAACCCACCAGTAA